The nucleotide window tctatttgaacgaatccactccttcacggctaatgtgttttacctagttgcctgctcagctgacgccaactaacggagctgctcccaaacggcacgacgcttgcgcatgggtccgtccctgcaacgccgacaaatcTGGATGgccgagctctggccgcggcagccccgcatagcgtcacctcgtcaagccttcagtgcctcactacccctcagaagcaaccaacggctgactgccAATTGTCATGGAAACCCCTTGTTTTTTCTATGgtggacctgcaggacctcctgaaggagcCGCGTCAGGcaaggcccttgcggtgtctccttcgctctcgtccgtgcaaaccgcttgcacgttaaaggggggtgcctgagcatcgtgacttagggctcctactggctctccagccctcaccctctagccttgaccacggcattgcgacctggcataccagcgacggctgagactcgctcgagggccgggacccgaggacataGAGTAGAAAGGGGaacaaaggcgagaggggagagacacgcgaggacctcgccgagcaacctcgcgcctgccgatgcgcggacccggcgacacaccagagagcggcccctgatcctcgagataagtcatcacccggaagcgccagctaccgtggcaccatccccgcacctaatgtcatcccgtgttagcgatgccactctcctttctcaccaaacgacggctgcttgggcgccaaaggggacctcctgagcatcgcgactcaggggctcttaccggactccgggtcgctcacctcctggccttgacctggcataccagcgacggctgaagccgccttgggactgggacctgtcggcgcagagcaccaagccctcatgaggttcgaaagggaggactgagctaagacggaatgagcaactcgcacaattctacgacaggggttatattaacaaaacaggatcataggcaccttacaagcccccatgggacgcgtttttgattcctcgcagggaacatatcctaaagggacacaaactacgcgcgtcccagcaaaagacgccatcatcaacagtgggccatcaagcaccgacgccaaccccatccagatcagggtcggtggcggcctgacgagcccgccctgctccaggagcggcgccggctcgggggctcgtagctatcgtcgctcgtctccggagtcacgaagagctcgccggagtcgctggaacctccgacgcctccaccacctgaggagccgccaagggagcggttggcgggcccagtcctcgtcgcggcagggtcctggccaccttccccggggcagcactccagccggcgcccgctcgcatcgaagaccttgaagggcatcaccgaagcaccgtcgtaatcgaagtggaccgcgaagacgccccttaccctacaaacccgggcgatctctctccagccccgagtcatgtagacctcgcccggggcaacgaccgcgacctctgcctcggtcgcgagggtgctgcagccggcgtgctgcagccagagctccaggggctccccctgcgggacgatggaggcgaagaagggaggaaggcggatccaagactgaagaggaatggcaacatgaagcacgaactctcgggcggagccctcggtgtggaccccaggggggacgacccacaccttcgtgacccaccggcgccgacggcggcgccgacCGTGGCGATTAGCAccagctccttcagggccctcgacgtgggcgtacaatggaagcgggaaccccggcggcgcccgctcgcacaaaggcctcgacaccacctgaagggccccctcgtccgggccatgaggggcgagccgtttcttcggcgggagtgggtctggttcctctcggggagcctttcccttctctgtcGTTGAGAACTGGCGGATCgaagccatcgcagcaagacggagcaaggatcagaaagaaggagaagcaaggagggatggactggaagggcgcgcgctgttccgtacttatggccggcgaaggccaaccgcctacctccacgatcgcaggtaatcatgacccactttgcatgcagggacttgtccaatccgtgcagtttcCAAgacgccatggggaagtggaggcgcccaagTCCAATCAACCGAcacgcggtgcccaaggccgcagactgttagggcccgcggcgcttcgctcttgcccttccgcctccctgcacggccatgtccgggcgcgccttgggcccgggggctactgtcggcgttctaggaacgggggtccccagacttgcctgcctgcggcctgcggtgtggctcaaaggggggcccagcgcggcccatcttcaccaacacaaacccaagaccctcgcgaggggccaagcctcgcggggcggacgacgcggagcttcctcaggcacggcctcgtcaggctggctcatgaggaggcggagagatcaaggcggggtacctcacgaggtgcccgtgacgcaagccatgacgaccgagggcgccaggcgggtgccagcccgcgcagtgtcctccttccctctttggtgcaaggggggcaagcacagccgcggagtaccgaggtatcaggcaaaggtttccatttcggtgcaacgagaccaagaccaggaggactacgagacagaggtcaccgtggagcccaagacggcgtcagcaccagagctttgcgcaggcgaagactacttttgtcagggtagcttgtactagctgtcccccttcaaattagcccgccattgttggctcccttcccgctcgatatttgggaagaggactagggcctctataaataggatcagcCACCCGCAAGACACACACACAGGCACGGACGGCGGATATACACAAATAGAGAGGAcagacggagagagagagagagagaaaggtgactgagctcctcccagcagttcatcgccccagccaagaacagaccctcgcgaggctgttcttccttgtattgttcatcatcatcagcccaagaggcaatccaccacaccacacactagagtagggtattacaccacaacggtggcctgaaccagtataaaccctgtgtctcttgtgttgttcttgccatagtttagatcctagcaaggcggaggggtgcaggtaggtaggaggcgaaatctccgcgcgcaccctagtgttcgaacctcaagggtctgccggaacccgaaatccgacagcggGCATGTCTCCGGACTCGCCGGGGCCGGAGGAGATTGGGGAGGTGGAGGAAGTGGAGGGGGCTCCGTCGGAGCTCATGCAGGGAGTTGATCCAGTTGGGGGAGATGTGATGGAGGAAGAGGAGGGGGTGACAAGGATGATGAGGACGACGAGAAAGGCATGGACGAGGATGAGGAGGACGACGAGGAAGGTGTGAACGAGGACGTCGAGGAAGGCTTGGACGAGGATGACGAGGACGACGAGGAAGCCGTGGACGAGGACGACAAGGACGACGAGGAAGGCGTGGACGAGGATAGCGAGGAGGCTGGTGACGAGGAAGACGAGGACAACAAGGAGTACGGTGACGAGGAAGATGAGGCGGAGTTCTATCTCGGTGAATCGGCCTTGATGGCGGAGCATACCGCTATCCTGGAGTCCATCCAAGATGAAGCGTATGTGGAGTCCAACCGGCGATTCCTCCGAGAAGAGCGGGCGAAGACCGATGTGCTCTTCGACGAGCTGGATGCGGAGCAGGAGGCGGAGGCCAATGACGTCGATGTCAGAATGGAGATATTGGACATCTCCGATGACGGGGAGTAGTGTAGTTTTGTTGGTAGATGTTTGCTTTTCCATGCTTTTTATGCTTTTCATGTTTTCTGTGTCTGTAAAGGTTGAACAATGTGAAGCAATCGTCGTTGTAAGAACGGAGACAGTTTCGTTTCCATGTCAAACAATCGTGTTTTGTTTCTAAGTAGTAGTACTACGCCGTCCAAAATAAATGTGTCAACTTTGCAGTACAATTCACATTGTACTGGTTAGTACAGCGTTGAGCGAATTAATTTGTGATGGAAGGTGTATGTTTTATTACAAATTGCAGTTTTACGTACCATATTTGGGTCGGAAGGCGTATGTTTTATTACAATGTATTGTTTTATTATAGATTGCAGTTTCAAGTACAAAATAAACTTCTCAACTAGGGCACATATTTGATTCTAGAGATTTCAGTGTGATTAGATTTGATTATGGTTTCAACATTGTTAGATTCTAGAGAGGCACTCAACAACATGCACAAAGAAGCCACAGATGTGCTTCTGTGAAGCACCGTCTTGCATGGTTTTACCGTAAGATGGGATTCGACATTAAAACAGGACATTCGGGGTTTTATAAGTGTAGAAAGAATTGTTTTTCACTTATATGTTGTGTGGCAGAGGCATGGCAATTACTTTTGTGAGAGGCATGAATGTGCTAACGGAACGGGCACGGTCACGTATGAAATAGGTGCAAGGTGGTCCCTAATGTCTCCTTAAGGTACCATCTATACACTTTACTATTACAAGCACGATCGTCGTTCTTGTTGAGGCACGAAGGTGAAGGATGGAGGATTTGCATCTGCGATAGTCGCGTCCTATATTAAGGAGGAAGCAAATCTTCACATCTGCGATACGTCGGAAGCTGGCTCTAAGGCACGCTCCTGCCTCTGCGTTTTCATTGGCGTCACGTTTAGTGCCAGTGGGGTGGACGTAATGCTCGGTTTGCTGATGTTTTTGTTCTCAGCAACTTTCTTAACATGTTACGCCCGAGGTACGGTGTTACCCGACGTAGAGGCATGCACGTAACTAACTGGAGGCACAGAGATGTGATTTCAGGGAGGTACGGACGCGAAAATGATCGTTATGCAAGGACGTGAAGGTGTGCCTCTGTTTTAAAGAAGCTTTCAGTGACACATTTTCATTATGGGGGGCATGGACTATGAGCTCCATGTGTTGTCGAAGGCATTAGGCCTCATTAATGAACATATCAGAAAGAAGGTGAATCTTTTGGTTGACGTTTGGAATGTTGCGTAAAATGACGTGAAGCCAAGTTACGCATGGTCCCCTTGGTATCAAAGGCACATAGGCACATAAGTGCCTATTGTGGTGCACTGGAAATAAACTTGTGCAAAAGACATGTAAACTGCAAGCAAACTACAAGGCTAACTGCGACACAAGCAAACCTAAATTTATAACAAGCAAAAGGCAGTCTTGAGCGAAAGCAAATCTAATGAGAAATCTAGAATGTTCTAGATAATTTTGTTTGCCGGGACCATCTGCTTCAGTAGTCGTAGTCGCCATAGGACCTAGCGCGCTTTCTGGTCTGCTCCTTGTCGAGTTTTACCCGGCGAAGCTCTTCCTGGATGATGCTGAGGTGGCTCCATACCTCGTACGCAGCGTAAGTGTCCTTTGCCGCGTACTCGATGTGCCTCATGGACAGGGGCATGCACGCCCAGCGTTGGTGCTCTGCGTTGGTGAGCTCTACGTCGTGGACAAGGATGCCTGAGACGTCCCCAAGGGAGTCCAGAGGCTTGGTAGCTGTAGGTGCCCTCCATTCCTTCTGGATGTCGATGTAGTGGGCGATCTCCAGTCTGACGCGGCCGAGCATCTCTATGTCGCCGTCGATGGAGAAGCCAACAAACGTGTGCCTGGGGTCTGCGAGGAAGTTGTCGAACTTGGTGCAGTTCTTGTCGGCCGCGCTCAGTTGGAAGAGCATCATCGGATGATCCTTGCCGATGGAGAGCTGGACTAGGGCGGGTTTCTGATCTTTGCCATGGTCGTTGGTGTACTTCACATCAACTCCGACGATCTTGTGGCGCTCGAACTGGAGGTGTCGCTCGAACTGCTCAACGGTGGTCGCCGCCTTGTGCAAGTCGTTGGTGTGGATCACGTGCAACTTTGTGTTGCCGTGGGCCTGCACCTCCATGAATTCCCTGGTGAATCCCATCACTTGGAGCAGTTGGTCCTCCTGTAATCTGATTTTTCGTGGGGAACAATGAGCGGGAGAGTAATGGCGATTTCTGTTCTTTGTGTGTGAGAAGGCCGCGGCGAGAGTCTAAATTTAAGGGCGGGGAAGTGGCAAAGGAGTGCACGATCTCACTGTCGACGCGGTTGTGCACATCGTGTGTTCTGGATCGTGGGTTTTctttataaaaaataaaaataaaatcaGCAGTTGTATTTTTAAAAATGTCGTATCTCCAGCAAGTCGTGGAGATGATTGTTGTCTTTCGTAGTTTGCTGTCAAATCTTAACTTTTACAATCTCGTGAGGCATGCAGGGGTAGTATGTATTGTAGAGGCACAAGTCTCTGACCAAGAGAAGCATGCTTCAAATGGCAGCTTTAACTCTCAGACACAGGGGCGTGGTACATTTATTGGGAGTGGCAATTGTTTTCAGTGATACAATCGCTGGTAGGAGCAGTGTTGTGTTTCTTTAGAGGAACTgtcgcgacccgacccgaatggatcaaatgctctgtgctccggtgtcatccctggatcagtaatgctgacaccacacagttcatcgaaggatttatagcagagtggcaatcacacacttattacatcgttgtctcaaagagaacttattacaatatatatggcttaaggccatctagtgtcgataacagcggaagacttggaagataaatgggtccatcaactccaacggcatcactgagtatagaaccacaacctaaaaacaccttactcgtcgtctgaaaagtctgcaacatgaaagttgcagcccgaaaacgggtcagcacatggaatatgctggcaatgtaacacatagagagtaatggaatgaaacaactatactacatgcatatatggctggtggaaagctctatggttacagttttgcgtaaagccagtttttccctactgcaaaggaataaatttatttacctatcaaggtggttgttaaacatcgagaatggttgacagcattccgatcccaattaagtaattaaaacccaacaacattaattagaagtaacgtgatgagattcacatgatattcaagtactagatactcaagttgtccataaccggggacacggctaatcatgattagtttgtacactctgcagaggtttgcgcacttttccccacaagactcgatcgcctccgttgttttctcgcactacatggtgtttgagaaacggaatgaccgagacatagtctttcagaagcgctagcaccttacatgtgggtagaccgtaccacctacatcccctacatctgctagtctacccgtaagagttcgcacgacttagtcaactatggcagagcccataatggcttgtggctgcacacggaagttactagcatgaatgatcttatgatccctttgagcctgggtggcggtccaaaagaaaacaggcaagtcctgatggacatcaggtgcctcaatctacccagatgtgtgtttaagttgccaccttagataaaccattaaagttaacaaactcacatctgtcatggatatcactcacccaatccacgtctactagcatagcatggcataataagcaaacgtagaagtaactcccaaaggtttcataataatacaggtaataggtactacctcatctacttcccatcccacaatttaattagatcctaatcatgcaatgtgagaggattgatctaatgcaataaaacatgggttgtagaaaaggtatgatcaaagtgttacttgccttgctgatgatccgcgagacctagggtttcgaagtaacaagcggcgcaatccgggtgatctatcgcagacaaacaacaagcacacaataagtactcatctaatgcacaggtaaaactcgaacaagagaacgaaccagaaagttcaacttaagaactccggttgcaaagaaagaacgaaccgaacaaagaaacggaaaacaaacggcggaagaaaacaactcggttctagcaagttgaaactaggtcaaattttaccggggcaaaaacttgttcaagttgattagacggaacggcggtttcgaaacgaaactccaggcgcttgaatcacctgattccgataaacgagcgagaagaaagactagaacgaagatcggatctgagatcgcgatcgatcgcggaataaatccgacgaaaagaaagagacgaacggttaaacgaacgggcgtcgttaaccgggaaaaatcggtgatcacgttcgttgagacgaacggtccgaaagaagaacgaaaaccgatctagggttttcggaaaagaaaccgaaaaagaaacggaaaaccgatctagggtttcggaagaaaaccgaaacaaaaaccggaagaaaaaaaagaatcggagagaaaacggaacggttcttttaggaaaaaccggaccggggaagaaaaagagaggcgcggctacctcgggaggcgggctccgggcggcggcggctaagggcggggcggctggcggctggcgcggcggcggcgcggctaaggcggcggctggcggctgctggctgctgctggcggcttaggaggagaggggcttggggttttgatgtgaggagaggggggggtgttggtatttatataggtgaggggagaggagacttggggtagggggcaagcaaaagaaaaaaaacaaggaaagagggggggctaaccggcctagagtcccgctgggactcggcctagagcgagaggcggcggctgcctgcgcctggcgcctggcgcgcgcgcggctggggctggggcctggccggccggcctgctggctgggccttggcccaaggcgctgcgaAGATTTTTTTTAACggttccgcgcagaaaaacaaaaagaaaactaactaaacgaactccgaaaaaacctaaagtaaattttccccgactcctgaCAACGAGTCGAACAAAAAGAACTttactccgggcctaaaatgcaatttttgaaaacacgcatttttccctaatccaaataaaatgcaaataaaactccggcaaaaccaaaatttgatttattcattagatcttcatttttcctaactttgggaaagtcatattattccctctctcatatttttgatattggaaaaataattgaagatgaaataaataaatcaaatgatcctcttttcaaatttgagaaaactctcaaatatgaaaataacgaaatctccaactctctccgaaggtccttgagttgcgtgaaatttctaggatcaactaaaatgcaagaaaatatgctatgcatgatgatctagtgtataacattccaaattgcaaatttgggatgttacaaacctacccccccttaagatgaatctcgccctcgagattcgggttggctagaaaataggtgagggtggtccttgagcaactcttcttctctttcccaggtgggttcatcctctgagtggtggttccactgaactttgcaaaacttgatgaccttgctgcgggtaactctgctggcataatcgagaatcttgactggcttctcctcatatgttaagtcatcctccaactgaatcgcttcaagcggtactgtatctcttagcgatatctccgccatctcggcatgacatttcttcagctgagaaacatggaatacatcatgaactcctgacagttcctctggtaattccaacttataagcgacttctcccatacgttgcaagatcttatacggtccaacgaaacgcggtgctaactttcccttaactccaaagcgcttaactcctcgaagtggggatactcgaagataaactctgtctccgatttcgtaaactgtctccttgcgttttgaatctgcgtagctcttctgcctggactgggctaccttgagcctatcgtgaatcaacttaactttccgttcagactccttaatcaaatctggtccaaagaactgacggtctccaacttcgtcccatgacaacggtgtcctgcacctccttccgcacaaagcttcgaaaggtgccatcttcaaactggtttggtaactgttgttataagaaaactccgcatacggcaagttatcatcccaactagatccataatctagtgcacaagctctcagcatatcttccagaatctgattgactctctaggtctgtccatctgtctgcggatgaaaagctgtgctgaactctagtctggttcccaaagtttcatgcaactgattccaaaactttgaggtaaattgggttcctctatctgatacaatactcctcggaactccatgcaaacaaatgattctagtcatgtatatctttgccaacttagcactggtgtaagtggtcttaactggaatgaaatgggctaccttcgtcaaacgatcaactactacgcatatcgagtcatagcctgcttttgtcctgggtagtcttgcgataaaatccatgcctatcttatcccacttccattcgggtatcggcaatggttgtaacaatcctgctggcttctgatgctctgcctttactctctgataaacgtcacaaactgctacgtatgctgcaatatccttcttcattccggtccaccagaatgtttccttcaaatccaaatacatcttggtattcccggggtgaatcgaatacggtgaatcatgtgcctcatgcaaaatcaacttcctgatctccgggtcattgggcacataaacacggtcctcaaaccataaggtatcgtgctcatcctcacgaaatccctttgcttttcctttcgctcaatttctcttttatagcagcaatctccttgtcagatttctgagcttctctgatcttatccatcaatgttgactgaatctctaatgctgctacatagcctctcggaactatttccaaacatagctcacaaAGGTTtcctgctaactcctttggtacttctcccgtcattaccatattgacatggctcttacagctcaatgcgtcagctactacattagcttttccggaatgataatgcaatctcatgtcataatccttgatgagctccaaccatctcctttgtctgaggttcaactccttctgcgtgaaaatgtacttcaaactcttgtgatccgtgtacacctcacaatgatttccaatgtggaaatgtctccacgttttcaatgcatgcactacggctgctaattccaaatcatgcgtggcataattcaactcatgaggc belongs to Triticum urartu cultivar G1812 chromosome 7, Tu2.1, whole genome shotgun sequence and includes:
- the LOC125518201 gene encoding uncharacterized protein LOC125518201; the encoded protein is MGFTREFMEVQAHGNTKLHVIHTNDLHKAATTVEQFERHLQFERHKIVGVDVKYTNDHGKDQKPALVQLSIGKDHPMMLFQLSAADKNCTKFDNFLADPRHTFVGFSIDGDIEMLGRVRLEIAHYIDIQKEWRAPTATKPLDSLGDVSGILVHDVELTNAEHQRWACMPLSMRHIEYAAKDTYAAYEVWSHLSIIQEELRRVKLDKEQTRKRARSYGDYDY